One window from the genome of Pungitius pungitius chromosome 14, fPunPun2.1, whole genome shotgun sequence encodes:
- the serpina10b gene encoding protein Z-dependent protease inhibitor: protein MGMHKMKIGLILIVTCITFLTPVHLAYLPSATISDLTLKNLDFAMNLYRKISSHDDKNIFFSPLSISTSFAALLMGSDGVTHKEILKGLNLGQLERADEPELIPRLFQLLHENITQGGSLKLEHGMALFLSQNFSVEEVFQDHIEKYFEADIRSVDFADSKGSISFVNEYIKNKTQDKMTDMLSTLDALTKLMLIDTILFQGSWRKPFNPNFTSNAPFHVNNYNIVQVPMMFLEDKFYSMHDVALGAKVLRLPYREGVSMLILLPNKGVDYTVIDDAITAKRFLSWIKELQRSTLEVNLPKFKMESSYSLQNLLPDMGMTSIFSNTANLTRLSKEEGLKVSEVVHKAMIEVDETGTIAAAATTSGIIPYSLPRIFTVNRPFFFFIYHEATNCVLFMGRVINPIENHPS from the exons ATGGGGATGCACAAAATGAAGATAGGACTTATTTTAATTGTAACATGCATCACCTTCCTCACTCCTGTCCATCTGGCGTACCTTCCGAGCGCCACCATCTCAGATCTTACCTTAAAAAATCTGGACTTTGCCATGAACCTATACAGAAAAATATCCAGCCACGATGACAAGAATATATTTTTCTCCCCTCTGAGTATTTCCACAAGCTTTGCTGCTCTTCTAATGGGTTCTGATGGTGTCACACACAAGGAAATACTGAAGGGACTCAACCTGGGGCAGCTGGAGCGGGCCGACGAGCCAGAACTCATCCCGAGActctttcaactccttcatGAGAACATCACACAGGGTGGATCGCTGAAACTGGAACATGGCATGGCTCTCTTTTTGAGCCAGAACTTTTCAGTAGAGGAAGTATTTCAAGATCACATCGAGAAATATTTTGAAGCCGACATCAGAAGTGTAGACTTTGCGGACTCAAAAGGGAGCATCAGCTTCGTCAATGAGTACATCAAGAACAAAACCCAGGACAAAATGACCGACATGTTGTCCACCCTTGATGCACTGACCAAACTCATGTTAATCGACACAATTTTGTTTCAGG GATCGTGGCGGAAGCCTTTCAACCCCAATTTCACTTCCAATGCACCGTTCCACGTTAACAACTATAATATTGTGCAAGTACCGATGATGTTTTTAGAGGATAAATTTTACTCCATGCACGATGTTGCTCTTGGTGCAAAGGTGTTGAGGCTACCATATCGGGAAGGGGTTTCCATGCTTATCCTGCTGCCAAACAAAGGCGTGGACTACACTGTAATCGATGATGCAATCACTGCTAAGAGGTTCCTCAGCTGGATCAAAGAGCTGCAAAGATC CACTCTGGAAGTCAACTTGCCGAAGTTCAAGATGGAGTCGTCGTATTCGCTGCAAAATCTTCTTCCAGATATGGGCATGACCAGTATCTTCAGCAATACTGCCAATTTGACGAGGCTGAGTAAGGAAGAAGGCCTCAAAGTGTCAGAG GTGGTGCACAAGGCTATGATAGAGGTGGACGAGACAGGAACCATTGCTGCAGCTGCTACAACATCTGGCATTATCCCGTATTCTTTACCAAGAATCTTCACTGTCAACAggccctttttcttcttcatataCCATGAAGCCACAAACTGTGTGCTGTTCATGGGGAGGGTGATTAACCCTATTGAAAACCACCCGTCGTGA
- the LOC119228065 gene encoding ubiquitin thioesterase OTUB2-like codes for MEEGSLVSCREDISSLFAEQTPCAKYKDLSGQFSTVRQVRGDGNCFYRALCFAHLESVLHNARALQRFKEKIVRTYEDLSSAGFDETSFKHHLNTVVDVVEQCQADEQEDTLLRLFNEQTTSDSVVQYLRLLTSAHLQNQAEFFCNFVEAPNLLVYCQQEVETMAMECDHVDILALSQALDICIHIVSMEGDEPQVAHHVIPEGAEPSLHLLYQTSHYNILYARPQH; via the exons ATGGAGGAGGGCAGCCTGGTCTCCTGCCGAGAGGACATCTCCTCGCTGTTTGCAGAGCAAACGCCGTGTGCCAAATACAAA GATTTAAGCGGGCAGTTTTCCACCGTCAGACAAGTGCGCGGAGATGGAAACTGCTTCTACAGAGCGCTGTGCTTCGCCCACTTGGAGTCGGTGCTGCACAACGCCAGGGCTTTGCAGAG GTTTAAGGAGAAGATTGTTCGCACCTACGAGGACTTGTCTTCTGCGGGATTTGACGAGACGTCCTTCAAGCATCACCTGAACACA GTCGTGGACGTGGTGGAGCAGTGCCAGGCCGACGAGCAGGAGGACACGCTGCTCCGGCTGTTCAATGAGCAGACGACGTCCGACAGCGTGGTGCAGTATCTCCGGCTGCTCACCTCGGCGCACCTGCAAAACCAGGCAGAGTTCTTCTGCAACTTTGTGGAGGCCCCCAATCTGCTGGTCTACTGTCAGCAA GAGGTGGAGACCATGGCGATGGAGTGCGATCACGTGGACATCCTCGCGCTGTCCCAGGCCCTGGACATTTGCATCCACATCGTTTCCATGGAGGGCGACGAACCGCAGGTGGCTCACCACGTCATTCCAGAAGGTGCTGAACCCTCCCTGCACCTCCTCTACCAAACGTCACATTATAACATTCTCTACGCGCGACCTCAACACTGA
- the ddx24 gene encoding ATP-dependent RNA helicase DDX24, with translation MKTSRMMPRNKRMFSGMRKHAKRSIHVKGNWKPVEIDPSIFSEEGMESLVCFEELTDYRFVDSEKAAAAAEATNEPSRHNKKKKTKRKASEAKEAGEEVDVETKDGENTDEPVKKKAKDKKKAPQESDQPDETAEEALQNDVAAGKEAGDCEKPPEDASKDVSEAQLKPPKKSKKKRKKKPKKPMKNENIPDALSNQESIPEPQAPEKEKPTQDEVLKPPKNKKQIKNWTNAASSGCGDKNADVSGWKDLFVPSPVLKALSSLGFSSPSPIQALALPPAIRDRMDILGAAETGSGKTLAFGIPMIHAILEWRNRSQEPDGDDGDDDDDDDDTESTVKKGESFYLPSVDESAIEEDREDEDEDVDTEGGEEESVTEQGQGDPGECDGEDDCEEKDGHESPGDDPVIENAQFDLATEPEKAKPSVAGGRSQPLLGLVLTPTRELAVQVKHHIDAVAKFTDIKTAIVVGGMAQEKQRRMLRRRPEIVIATPGRLWDLIQEKHPHLLNLRKLKCLVIDEADRMVERGHFAELESLLEMLNNDHFNPKRQTFVFSATLTMDHSMPTRLLQKKRKKNLDQRNQLETLMYKVGIKSKPKIIDLTRKEATVESLTETRIHCQKEEKDFYLYYFLLQYPGRTMVFANSIDCIKRLNSLLVIMDCTPLPLHANMHQKQRLKNLERFAERESCVLLTTDVASRGLDIPNVEHVIHYQVPRTSETYVHRSGRTARATKEGLSLLLVGPDDMMNFKKIYKALGKDEDLPMFPIEAKCMDAIKERVNLARRIEKIEFHNSKEKQHNSWFKQAAEALEVELDDDLLIGRGNDDDGDREQQRVVKGMKKHLKHLISQPVFRNLNKSKYPTQMGRLSIPHMPVAGRGNALSSLSSQETKRKLKKGGAQQRKKEQQ, from the exons ATGAAGACATCAAGGATGATGCCCAGAAACAAGCGCATGTTCTCCGGGATGAGGAAACACGCCAAACGGAGCATCCACGTGAAAGGCAACTGGAAGCCTGTAGAGATTGATCCCAGCATCTTCTCCGAAGAAGGAATGGAGAGCCTGGTGTGCTTTGAAGAGCTGACAGATTACCGGTTTGTAGACTCGGagaaggctgctgctgctgctgaagcaaCAAATGAACCCTCAAGgcacaacaagaagaagaaaacgaaGAGAAAGGCCAGCGAGGCGAAAGAGGCAGGGGAGGAGGTAGATGTGGAGACTAAAGACGGGGAGAACACTGATGAACCCGTTAAGAAGAAAGCTAAAGATAAGAAAAAGGCCCCACAGGAATCGGACCAACCAGACGAGACTGCTGAAGAGGCGCTACAGAATGATGTAGCTGCAGGCAAGGAGGCAGGAGACTGTGAAAAGCCTCCAGAAGACGCCTCTAAAGATGTATCAGAGGCCCAATTAAAGCCCCCCAAGAAGagcaagaaaaagaggaaaaagaaacccAAGAAACCGATGAAGAATGAGAACATCCCGGACGCACTGTCGAACCAGGAGTCCATCCCAGAACCTCAAGCtccagagaaagaaaaacccaCTCAAGATGAAGTCCTAAAGcctcccaaaaacaaaaaacagataaagaaTTGGACAAATGCAGCAAGTTCTGGCTGCGGTGACAAAAACGCTGATGTGAGTGGCTGGAAGGACCTGTTCGTCCCATCTCCGGTGCTCAAGGCCCTCAGCAGTCTTGGATTTAGCTCACCGAGTCCCATACAAGCCCTGGCTTTGCCTCCAGCTATCAGGGACCGTATGGATATATTGGGAGCGGCTGAGACAG GAAGTGGGAAGACGCTGGCTTTCGGGATTCCTATGATCCACGCCATCCTGGAGTGGCGCAACCGTTCGCAAGAGccagatggtgatgatggtgatgatgatgatgatgatgacgacactGAATCGACCGTGAAAAAAGGGGAGAGTTTTTATCTACCATCTGTAGATGAGTCCGCAATAGAGGAAGAccgggaggacgaggacgaggacgtggacacagagggaggagaggaagaaagcgTCACAGAGCAGGGTCAAGGTGACCCCGGCGAATGTGACGGCGAGGAcgactgtgaagaaaaagatGGCCATGAGAGCCCCGGGGATGATCCAGTGATCGAAAACGCGCAGTTTGACCTCGCCACCGAACCAGAAAAGGCAAAACCATCAGTGGCGGGTGGTCGCAGTCAGCCTCTGCTCGGCCTGGTGCTCACTCCCACCAGGGAGCTGGCTGTTCAGGTCAAGCACCATATAGATGCCGTGGCCAAATTTACAG ACATCAAAACAGCGATAGTGGTGGGCGGAATGGCACAGGAGAAACAACGGCGGATGCTAAGGCGAAGACCCGAAATCGTTATTGCCACTCCAGGACGTCTGTGGGACTTGATCCAGGAGAAGCATCCACATCTGCTGAATTTGAGAAAGCTCAA GTGCCTGGTCATCGATGAAGCGGATCGCATGGTGGAGAGAGGCCACTTTGCAGAGCTGGAGAGTCTGCTGGAGATGCTGAACAACGATCACTTTAATCCCAAGAGGCAGACCTTTGTGTTCTCTGCCACACTGACCATGGATCACAGCATGCCCACCCGCcttctgcagaagaagaggaagaagaatctGGACCAGAGGAACCAGCTGGAAACTCTAATGTACAAAGTGGGGATCAAGTCCAAACCCAAAATCATTGACCTGACCAGGAAGGAGGCCACAGTGGAGAGCTTGACCGAGACCCGAATCCATTGtcagaaggaagagaaggacttCTACCTTTATTACTTTCTGCTCCAGTATCCCGGCCGCACCATGGTGTTTGCCAACAGTATAGACTGCATCAAGAGACTGAACTCTCTGCTGGTCATCATGGACTGTACTCCGCTGCCCCTTCATGCCAACATGCACCAGAAGCAACGGCTCAAAAACCTGGAAAGGTTTGCCGAGAGGGAGAG TTGTGTTCTGCTGACTACTGACGTGGCATCTCGAGGACTGGACATCCCAAATGTTGAGCATGTCATTCACTACCAG gTTCCCCGGACATCAGAGACTTACGTCCACCGGAGCGGCAGAACCGCGAGAGCCACCAAAGAGGGTCTGAGTTTGCTGCTAGTAGGCCCAGACGACATGATGAACTTTAAAAAGATCTACAAGGCTCTTGGGAAAGACGAGGATCTTCCCATGTTCCCCATAGAGGCCAAGTGCATGGACGCCATCAAG GAGCGGGTCAACTTGGCCAGACGGATCGAGAAGATTGAGTTCCACAACAGCAAGGAGAAGCAGCACAACTCCTGGTTCAAACAAGCTGCCGAGGcgctggaggtggagctggaTGATGATCTTTTAATTG GCAGAGGAAACGACGACGACGgtgacagagagcagcagagggtggtgaaagggatgaaaaagcaTCTGAAGCATCTGATCTCCCAGCCGGTATTCAGGAATCTGAATAAGTCCAAGTACCCCACTCAAATGGGAAGGCTCTCCATTCCCCACATGCCTGTGGCTGGGAGGGGAAACGCCCTCTCCAGTCTCTCGAGCCAGGAGACCAAGCGGAAGTTGAAGAAAGGTGGCGCGCAGCAGCGGAAAAAGGAGCAGCAGTGA
- the si:ch1073-416d2.4 gene encoding coiled-coil domain-containing protein 42 homolog, which translates to MTTSSLPIIEDCDPRLKLKVENRKKNIFVTQLEEHRHKKEENVNHLPVVTETSSRVLEAGVNTLQKTLILRKQFELDTVNQQLARKRQEFNNRMEALAGRRSELELKQQETAEMVMKFERFVAEKELKRRRALRKYEADLELNTSKQREIEDLTDELKQLEARKQVLKQKVSKYKIYEDYLIKTIDHFPSTYPDNGSESLVMPIIRRHETLSITHRDLLQRLGRLEEEVEQSQRQLLAMTQERSMKTLMANKELSELRYELETLKEKNKEAEVDLLMEQGLSRQKVEEEGRMLMAINNLAEQCYISAYGPLTNMNILTMMDMVKEYILDKADTERRARRLMESGSAVMNRTAAKDQRARGSMKSYGTKTQIKSSSKVSRKSETMI; encoded by the exons ATGACGACGTCGTCCCTTCCTATCATAGAGGACTGCGACCCCCGACTTAAACTGAAggtggaaaacagaaaaaaaaacatttttgtaacaCAGTTGGAAGAACACAG ACACAAAAAGGAGGAGAATGTCAACCACCTCCCTGTTGTGACAGAG ACCTCCAGCAGAGTCCTTGAGGCTGGAGTGAACACTCTGCAAAAGACCCTGATTCTGAGGAAACAGTTTGAGTTGGACACCGTGAACCAGCAACTCGCACGCAAGCGTCAAGAGTTCAACAACCGCATGGAGGCTCTCGCTGGGAGAAGGTCTGAATTGGAACTAAAACAACAGGAG ACTGCAGAGATGGTGATGAAGTTTGAGAGGTTTGTGGCTGAAAAAGAATTGAAGCGGCGCCGAGCGCTGAGGAAGTACGAGGCTGATCTGGAGCTGAACACTTCTAAACAGAGGGAGATAGAAGATCTGACGGATGAGCTGAAACAACTTGAAGCCAG AAAGCAGGTTTTAAAGCAGAAGGTGTCAAAATACAAAATCTACGAGGACTACTTGATCAAAACAATTGATCATTTCCCCAGCA CTTACCCTGACAATGGGTCGGAATCTTTGGTCATGCCCATCATTCGGCGCCACGAGACCCTGTCCATCACCCACCGGGACCTGCTGCAGCGCTTGGGgcgtctggaggaggaggtggagcagagCCAGCGACAACTGCTGGCCATGACGCAGGAGCGCAGCATGAAAACAttg aTGGCCAATAAGGAACTGTCTGAACTGCGGTACGAGTTAGAAACCCTCAAAGAGAAGAACAAGGAGGCAGAGGTTGACCTGCTGATGGAGCAAGGCCTGTCCAGACAGAAG GTTGAAGAAGAGGGCCGCATGCTCATGGCAATCAACAATCTCGCAGAGCAGTGTTATATATCAGCATACGGACCTCTGACAAACATGAACATACTGACAATGATGGACATGGTCAAG GAGTACATCCTGGACAAGGCAGACACGGagaggcgagcgaggagactGATGGAGTCTGGGTCTGCCGTGATGAATAGAACAGCTGCGAAAGACCAAAGAGCGAGGGGGTCAATGAAGAGCTATGGCAcgaaaacacaaattaaaagttCAAGTAAAGTCAGCAGAAAGAGTGAGACAATGATTTGA
- the atxn3 gene encoding ataxin-3 encodes MFDRKLNMDSIFHEKQEGSLCAQHCLNNLLQGEYFTPVDLSSIAHQLDEEERMRMAEGGMASEEYRTFLQQPSGNMDDSGFFSIQVISNALRVWGLELILFNSREYQSLMINPINENAFICNYKEHWFTIRKLGQQWFNLNSLLTGPELISDTYLALFLAQLQQEGYSIFVIRGNLPECEAEQILGIMRVQQQQRPRLIGEEEAQTSAGRSAAMSQAEMVFGVEDEVVDEDDELKKALALSRQDIDVEDEEADLRRAIQLSMQGAVMSNKSSESEMGNVKSGSQAAGSAAGGQRAGQNEALTAEELRRRRQAYFDRQQQQAQTSIPQQPQTKSSGGSGSVNTGAEEDQEQKPSQ; translated from the exons ATGTTTGACAGAAAGCTGAATATGGATTCCATATTTCACGAGAAA caaGAGGGGTCTCTTTGCGCCCAACACTGTCTCAACAACCTCCTGCAGGGTGAGTATTTCACTCCCGTGGACCTGTCCTCCATTGCTCATCAGCTTGATGAAGAGGAACGAATGAGGATGGCGGAAGGCGGAATGGCCAGTGAGGAGTATAGGACCTTCCTGCAG CAACCATCTGGAAACATGGATGACAGCGGGTTCTTTTCAATACAA GTAATTAGCAATGCACTGAGAGTGTGGGGTTTAGAGTTAATCCTCTTCAACAGCCGGGAGTACCAGAGCCTGATGATTAATCCAAT AAATGAGAACGCCTTCATTTGCAACTACAAGGAGCACTGGTTTACTATACGGAAACTTGGACAACAG tGGTTTAATCTGAATTCACTGCTGACTGGACCAGAGTTGATATCAGACACCTATCTAGCACTTTTCCTTGCACAGTTACAACAAGAAG GTTATTCCATATTTGTGATCCGAGGAAACCTCCCAGAGTGTGAAGCAGAGCAAATTCTTGGGATCATGagggtccagcagcagcagcgaccaAGGCTTATTGGAGAGGAGGAAGCCCAGACAAGTGCAGG CAGGTCGGCAGCAATGAGCCAGGCAGAGATGGTTTTTGGTGTCGAGGATGAGGTtgttgatgaagatgatgagctAAAAAAAGCTCTGGCACTCAGCAGACAGGACATAGATGTGGAAGATGAAGAAGCTGATCTTCGCAGGGCCATTCAACTGAGCATGCAAG GCGCAGTGATGAGCAACAAATCCTCAGAGTCTGAAATGGGAAATGTGAAATCAGGGAGTCAGGCAGCAGGAAGTGCTGCAGGGGGTCAAAGAGCCGGCCAAAACGAGGCTCTCACAGCCGAGGAActgcggaggaggagacagGCCTATTTCGATCG GCAGCAGCAACAGGCTCAGACAAGCAttcctcaacaaccacaaacaaaatcATCAGGTGGCTCGG GATCAGTAAACACTGGCGCTGAAGAGGACCAAGAGCAAAAGCCCAGCCAGTGA